A region of Roseobacter litoralis Och 149 DNA encodes the following proteins:
- the soxR gene encoding redox-sensitive transcriptional activator SoxR → MDEGLSIGRLAARTGLAVSAIRYYEAQGLLSPWRNAGGQRRFSRADLRRLSFVMIAQQFGFTLPQIKAELDRLPGRRTPTKADWAEISQGFRTALDQKIDTLTRLRDNLDGCIGCGCLSLPSCALYNPVDKAAAKGAGPRYLMGDRPE, encoded by the coding sequence ATGGATGAAGGTCTTTCAATCGGCAGGCTGGCGGCGCGGACGGGGCTCGCGGTGTCGGCCATTCGCTATTACGAGGCGCAGGGGCTTTTGAGCCCTTGGCGTAACGCAGGCGGGCAACGACGGTTTTCGCGCGCAGACCTCAGGCGGCTGAGTTTTGTGATGATTGCCCAGCAATTCGGGTTCACCCTGCCACAGATCAAAGCAGAGCTGGATCGCCTGCCGGGCAGGCGCACCCCCACCAAGGCAGATTGGGCCGAGATCAGTCAGGGCTTTCGCACCGCACTGGACCAGAAGATCGACACTTTGACCCGGCTGCGTGATAATCTTGATGGGTGTATCGGATGCGGGTGCCTGAGCCTGCCAAGCTGCGCGCTTTACAATCCGGTGGACAAGGCCGCAGCAAAAGGTGCCGGCCCACGGTATTTGATGGGTGACCGCCCCGAGTGA
- a CDS encoding VOC family protein — protein sequence MPAQLEHANFTVSDAHKTALWMQTLFGWDVRWQGPAIDGGLSLHIGTDTQYLALYQPRTAVVKGNNSYNTTGGLNHIALVVDDIDDLETKVTAAGFSAINHADYSPGRRFYFHDHDGIEYEIVQYD from the coding sequence ATGCCTGCTCAACTTGAACACGCCAATTTTACCGTTTCAGATGCCCATAAGACAGCGCTCTGGATGCAAACCCTCTTTGGATGGGATGTGCGGTGGCAAGGACCCGCGATTGACGGGGGCCTATCGCTGCACATCGGCACCGACACGCAGTACCTCGCGCTTTACCAACCCCGTACAGCCGTCGTTAAAGGTAACAACAGTTATAATACGACGGGTGGCCTCAACCATATCGCTTTGGTGGTCGATGACATCGATGATTTGGAAACCAAGGTCACCGCAGCAGGGTTCAGCGCCATCAATCATGCGGACTACAGCCCCGGACGGCGATTTTATTTCCACGACCATGACGGGATTGAATATGAAATCGTTCAATATGACTGA
- the greA gene encoding transcription elongation factor GreA, with amino-acid sequence MDKIPMTRKGHTDLEAELKNLKSVERPAIISAIAEAREHGDLSENAEYHSAREKHSFIEGRIKELEGVLGLAEVIDPSKMSGTIKFGATVTLVDEDTDEEKTWQIVGEHEANVEKGLLNIKSPIARALIGKDEGDSVEVRTPGGEKAYEVLKIVYA; translated from the coding sequence ATGGATAAGATACCCATGACCCGTAAGGGCCACACTGATCTTGAAGCCGAACTGAAGAACCTGAAGTCTGTTGAGCGTCCGGCCATCATAAGTGCCATCGCAGAAGCGCGCGAGCACGGTGATCTGTCCGAAAATGCCGAATATCATTCTGCCCGCGAAAAGCACTCGTTTATCGAAGGGCGCATCAAGGAACTCGAAGGGGTGTTGGGTCTGGCCGAGGTGATCGATCCATCAAAGATGTCCGGCACCATCAAATTTGGGGCGACCGTTACTCTTGTCGACGAAGACACCGACGAGGAAAAAACCTGGCAGATCGTGGGCGAGCATGAGGCGAATGTCGAGAAAGGGCTGCTCAACATCAAATCCCCCATAGCGCGCGCGTTGATTGGCAAGGACGAAGGCGACAGCGTCGAAGTGCGCACGCCGGGTGGCGAAAAAGCCTATGAGGTGTTGAAAATCGTCTATGCCTGA